Below is a genomic region from Zerene cesonia ecotype Mississippi chromosome Z, Zerene_cesonia_1.1, whole genome shotgun sequence.
ACTGTGCCCCGTGATTAATAATACCGTAGTTCGTTGTACAATTGTCGCAGACTTAACTCAAATACGACCATTGTAAGCGTTTTTTGTTGTTACCGAAGCTGTAACACGGAGTTTCATTATAGAAATTCAGTTCTAAAAAATAGTTAGGATAGGTATATCTAATTAGACGAAGTGCTCgaaagtataatatttcaagttaTACTAGAACTAGATTCCCATGAAACGTTATCTACTctcgttttgttttaaatacgtaCGTTAGTATAATACGAAGGTTTcgtaattgcattttaattggAAATGTGACTACCGACGTCATAGGGGTGAAAAATTAACATGCAATTTATCGGAGGTCGGTTATCGGAAATTGCGGAGTGTCCGACTCGTAGGGACATTAAAAAGACTAAAAGTCGCAAACGATACAGCAATATattactactagctgcgcccgcggtttcacccgcgtaagtccgtatcccgtaggaatatcgagataaaaagttgccgatatgttattccagctgtctacgtaccaaatttcattgtaatcggttcagtaggttttgcgtgaaagagcaacaaacacacacacatccttacaaactttcgcatttataatattagtaggatagtatgaTATGATATTCGTACATAGAATACTAATAGATACGTAGAGAATGCAAATATCAAtagaaaagttaaaatttttattacaattatcgAGTCCCgaggttataaaattataatgttaatatttggGCATAATTAACCCAGTTATGGCAactagaatataatttttactaaattcTTCAACggtattttcataataaagatttaaagcACCAGCTGCGTTAATTAACGATGAGGCATTTGTATAtaactcaaataaaattgtgattaTATTTCAAGTTTCAACTATGTACGTAATTAATTCcaagatatttatttcttttttaatttcgatattaGTGTTATAACACatttctgtaataaatatagaattatgtttaaatatctgCAAACAATCTTAAGTTTATAATCCATACACAATCATTGTAGTCAGTGCAGTTGTTCGCCATTAATGTTATCCTTATTACCAATGCACTAACTGTTACCCGCGGCGTTACTGAAGTGGTACTCGTgcaaaaagtagcctatgtcctAATTCAGACTATAATTTGGTCTCTACCAAATTCATAccgatacgataagctgtttttgcgtgaaagagtaacaattaatacaaataataaaaaaggatcTATTTCGTTGTCAAAAACTATTTCGCCAACCATCTATCGAACCTTTTCCAATTACGTATGCTGAAAGGCGATTTGGGAAGTCAGCTAttggatattaaataaaactaaaatcttTGAATTAATGCGCACTACGTGTACTCGTACTCGTCATCAACAGTGGCTGTGATCTTAAGTCACTATGGTGTACAAGAGTGTAGAATGTTCGTGGTATTCCGCAGGGCGTCAATGCTGGCTCACTGCCGGATGCTGTCGGTGGCCTGCAACTACACGGAAGGCGAGCACATGGTGTGCGTGCTCGACTTCAAGCGCGAGACGGGGCTGTGGCACGCCGTGCTGGCGAGCGTGCTCAACGGGATGCACGTGATATTCATACCGTACGCGCTGATGAAGGTCAGCCCAGCGTCGTGGATGCACATGATCACCAAGTACAGGTATGTTGTAGAACATTATATAGTGTGCTAAATAACCAATATGCCACCATACCATGTACAAGTGCTTAATGTGTTATGTGGCACAAATCGATTAGGGTGAATCGGGACTGTAAATCATTGAGTTAATTACTCGGCTTAATTTTGCTTTTTGTTAGgattaattttgctttttgttggtaaaataatttttcacttaTACAGTAATTTTGGAGCTAAATTGGATCAAAGCATCTTTCTCTATAAAAATGGGATATACTATGCCTTGATATGGACAATACTAGGACCGGGTAAGGAATCACCAAGGAGGATTGGCATGGAATAGTAGCATGTGAACAATACTGCGTTTCGTACGTTCGAGGGTGTTAGGTGGTACGTACGATGGGGGGTGGGTTTGTTAGGATATGTCCTTTTCTTTCTCCGTCGTAGCACTTTACTTTATTCACCTGGACTCGATGTGAGTGTTAATTTGAGCGGAACTGATTGCTTGTGAATTGCTACTCATGATTTCGTTTGCCCCTACTTTATTAGTGTAAAAGCGTtcgtaattacaaaaataaaacttatacaaATGATTTCATTGTATATTTCCAATAGTGAGGAGTGAGCCCGcattgttcataaaatatgtgataaattattatgacattGTATGAAGGTAATTGCAGTAAATTGTGCTATCATggctataattataattaataattaaatttaaacgagAACAATTATTTCGCCTACAAAATATGTTCATAATTGAAAGTAGGGGaaaagtattgtatttttccGCTCAAACACAATCGACTGTTAATTGGGTGTTGTGACGTCCGTTAACTGGAAACAATACTAGTAATAAACTTCGTTACGTGAAATAATTTGTGAATATACAACAtgctacttttttttaaagcaattatgcgtagttaataaaagttaaagtGCAATCGAGTCTAGTGATGTCACGCGAGGTCATGAGTCGTGGTGATGAAGTCAtgctgaaaaatatatataattataaaaattcgctatttaataattacgcTTATATGCATACTATAGAATAATTACCCTTTCTAAAGAATTATActcattaatatttgttgGCAAGGTTGAGCTCCTATCACGGAATCAACTGATTTCATTTGATTAAAGTGCAactcatttattatgtatagaatACAAAGGGCTGGTTTACCAAATATTGATGATACATTTTAACGCAGAAACATTGCCGCTAATTGATTGATTTGgcttaaatataaactcaatGAATGTATTCCTATGAAATTGAAATGGAcaaaattgttgaaattgtatgaaatgtacaaattaatatcatatttcgtACTGCTATAACCGACAAACTGTATTTACTGGCTTTGAAATGGTACATCTCAAagcattaattaatgtaataattctGAACTTTGTAAACATTTGGATTTACCTATATTTCACTAAAATCTAGATTTACGTTTTACTAAATGTTGTTTGATGCAACATATTTAGTAGATTATTTAGTAGGATCATGCCGTGACCAATAGAGGGATTCGGATACAACCTCCGATGAAACCTCATAcgatctataaaattaaattgatctaCTTTGCGACCcggataaaaatttgatcgACTTAGCGCCAAATTGTGACGTCATAGCTCAATTTTAATCAGTTTAACAATTTGattaaagtatttcaatttgaCAAAAGAGTCGAGCAACACAACATTTAAAAGTAGAAAGGGAAATTACTtaacaacaataaacatatttggAGTGGTCAATGAGGATGTGTGGggaacccaaaaaaaaaaaacacgtcaGTCCTCTTTTGTTTCGAAGGGCGTCGGTGGCTATAGTGAAATCCCGGGATCTCCACTGGGGGCTGCTGGCTACGCGGGACCACAAGGAGATATCGCTGAGCTCGCTGCGGATGCTGCTCGTGGCGGACGGCGCCAACCCGTGGTCGCTCTCCTCTTGTGATCAGTTCCTCTCCGTGTTTCAGAGCAAAGGTGCGTGGGTTACCACATTCTATGATAAAAATGGTATATTAAGGTTTCTCCCTCATGCGATTTGTTCCCATAAAAATTTTAGCGGCGTTAGGcactaattattaataataatagagatATTCTATCCTAATCGTAGCTGATGCTGCTTTGATATTTTCTAGCTATTAGGAACgtcacattttaaaatatgagatGTAATTATAGTACCTAATAATTTCGATGTTGcttttatctttctttttttcttgtaCGTATAAATCGTTATTTCGGTATCGTTATACATGAGATTTCTGACTGAataccttataatataaacaagacTCGAAACATTttctcaatatatttaaatttaatgtcgACATCAATTACGAATTGAATTGCAATACTTAAAAAAGTGGCCCTGCCTTCTTATTATTACTTGTTATCCTGGTTAGCATCGCTAGGATTAAAAAACCAAACGTATACTCTATCCTTATAGAGTTGCCCttgcaagtgagacaatttagtttattgtacaactagctttccgccgcGGCactcggttatatcgctttcatctccctatttcaactccttctaccattttcttcgcgataaaaattatcctatgtcctttcccaagttcagttctaccttcataccaaattacaaaaaaattggttcagtggtttaggcgtgaaagcgtaacggacagtcagacagacagaaagacggagttactttcgcatttataatattagtagggatttatgcgtgtttcttttttagttctttattttaaactatgctGCTTTAAcgataaaatagaaaagaagCCAAAAACAAGAGCGTAATAGAACACTCGGagcgaaaaaataatttgcatgTAATGATGTCATTATCTATTCATTGCTTGTTCATGGCGTTAATTGTGATGATCGTCGTTGCTATCAACTTCATGAataaacatataggtaactacGATACACTGCTTTTGTATAATGTTTACAGTACACGTAGTTaggtacttatttttaaagccttttattaatatttcgatacatttttttttcccgtatttgaatttcattaaatattgtgttttaattaacttgtaacttgttaaaaattattagttattaatcaTACTTTAtcgaataattttgtttgaaaattgtaGTCGAAAATATtctgtatatatttcttaataataaaaacaaattaaaaacccTTTTGATCTGGCCAAATCTTTGTTTTCTTCAATATTCAGCACGGTTGAGATTAATTTTCCAAGAAACTCTCAGTACTCGGAAGACAGACGCGCTCTGCAATAGTGAGACGCGAATACTATTAggtaaaaaggttttattactaattaaagtaaaaagcgACGATTAGACGTGCAATTTAATCTACAATCTGGTTCTAAGTGGAAGacttagaatattttttttcatcgggaattcatttcaattttacaaCAATGAAGTGATgaaattttctacaaaatttgCATTTACCACCTCAGTTTATGTACAagtaacactttttttttatttatttgtcctGAATTATATCCTCAAATGCATCGCGTATGTTATGCGCGTTTTAAAGGaatgtattctatatttattaagaagttCGTCGgccgtatatatatatatatatatatatatatatatgcaattaAAACATCGAAAGGAACACGACGTACaaattttaaccgacgttccccAGAGAGGAAGGAGGTTctaaattcgactgtatttttgtttcttttgcttttggttttgtttcgagatatttttaacttttacttttatagcattgaattgctttataaatgagaggCTAGGCCTCTCggcgagaggctaggcgttgctacggtttggcaaaaaacgcgggttcgattcccgcgtcgtgatcaaattttttctattccttcAAAATCTCTCATGTTTCTCGATAGCTGAAAATGGGTGtctaatgaaaatgttttatactcATCAAAATCTTAGAgatgtatttatatgatacatGTGTACTTGTTTCGTGGACGTTTAACTTTTAAAGGATAAGTCTGCACAAAACGAGCACCTGTCCCAtttttaatatgcaatattCTACAATGTCGCGATAATACGCACGTGTCCGTGTAGCAGTTAGGCGATGTTACCGCGCGGTTTTTATAGGAATATTTCCCAATAATTATCCAAATCTTTAAGAATTATTCACACGAAATGGCTTTATGCCCACACCTGAACAAgtttcgatatttttatgatgtatatttactaaatactACCTTTAATGTTCGCACGTGCGTAGCCAATTATGGCACCAAGGgctaatatctatttattataacaaaagtttcatcaaaatacgtAAGCGAGACGACAGGATAATGTCTGTCGAATTAGCtagtattacaatatatattcacCCCAACACCACTAGAacgtattgtttaaaaatctttattactgAGCGCGTCCATTTTTTGTTGAGCCTGATTTTTACTGACAGTTTTATATACACCCAAATATTTAGCAGCTATGCATTTCTAATACACTTTCATAAACACATTGAAAGCACACAACATGTACAAATAACACGCAGGTGTCCGCGGCGACGCGATATGCCCGTGCGCGTGCAGCAGCGAGTCGATGTCGGTGTGCGTGCGGCGCGCGGGCCGCGGCGGCTCGTCGGCCGGTCGCGGCGTGCTCTCCATGTCGGGCCTCTCGTACGGCGTCGTGCGCGTCGACGCGGAGAACTCGCTCACGTCGCTCACGCTGCAGGACTGCGGCCAGGTGATGCCGTCCTGTGAGTATATATACTCTATTTGAATGTGGAACACTTgctaagtttatttttttataaatcgttATTGAATTGTgttctcattttttttattatctaggTAATGTAGCGtgtaatagattatttttgattaagacaataagtaaatagtgattggaatataaataaatagcttataaatgtttttacaacTAGTCAAATAtgctttaattttaagtagaaTTGGAATTTTGAGCTATAGACGGATAGTTGCATTGGCACCCCTTCTCTAATACTCACTTAGTTTCATCCAATTACTAATAGATCCTGTTACTACTATTGTATGATGCCATTAACCGtatgatacatataaatagtACAGGTTGTGGTATACCCAAATGCTgcatgtataaaacaaatgatgtCAAATATGATGTTTGAatgatgtttaataaaatcttctCGAAATGCCaacaaaagttatttttgcaGGCGTAATCGTGGTTGTCAAAATGGAGGGGCCGGCGTACCTCTGCAAAACGGACGAAGTTGGCGAGATATGCGTGCTGTCCGGGGCGACCGGATCCGGTTACTGGGGGCTGCCCGGGCTCACCAACACGGTGTTCCGCGTCCGGCCGCTGGATGCGGACGGTGAAGCAATCGGTGAAGAGCATTATGTGCGGAGTGGACTACTGGGATTCCTGGGACCTGGAGGTAGGGGCTCTTTGTTGTatgattttcaatatttttttacaagtttGGGCCGGGGTAGGAATTTCTTGATGGGTTGTGATATTGAGTTGAGAATAACgaagaaataagaaattttcaaaattgcgACATAGGTACGAGAAAAATGTGCAATCAAATCACAAAGATACCGGTTCATATCAGCGTTTGATATAATGCGTTCCTCTCTTTTTTCCGCGGAttcgatttaaatttactattctagctatttatttacaaagtcATTTAGGTTTCTCGACTTTAATATGGCTTTttcaatcaatatattatagactTATCATTTATTCATCCGAACGATTTGAGTCGATAGACTTGGATAAGGAAATTTAaggtgtttaaaaatatagggAGGTTCCTTTACCTCTTGTCTAATTCTAAGAAACAATCATTTAAAACGCCCATTGTTCTATACAAGCAATTTCTCATGGAGTGAAAGCTCTACCTCAGAAGTCAATCAATAGGTTAATACAACGATAACCTATAACCCTGTAAAGGCAATGAGGTTATCGTATATATGATAATtaggaaaattatataaattatttttatttataagatccCAAACTTCGagcaaaaaagaaaatgcttTCGTTAGACcctttttaaacaataactcAATTTTTCTAGACAAcgactttatatttttacatttcatttgtaccaaaaattacttattataatatattgaacaaCTTGAATcggttttttttcaaatttcagtAATATCGTCAAATAATTCAGAACCTCGTTAATACTAAAACCTCACGCTCAATACTAACTGTAATACCTGTGACGCATACCGTCAATACGACTCGGGCGGATGtacaatgttttgtttgatgttttttgctttgttaattaactaaaacgaactttttcttttaaattaaatcgctTTTTAAATACTCCGAACATAggtagtattattttaaataaaaatagaggttgttagtatataaaaaccagtttattaattagtcttatattataaaaggggCTTAGAataattgtgaataaatacaaaaaaaaaacaaagtgaaGTTAGGACGAGCTCTTCGAAAACTTTAACCCaacataaatagtaaaaaacatCCATCTAACGAACTTTCACGTTTGCAACATTAGTACATAGAAAGTATAAATTCTTTCAGAGATTCTTACCTATATCGGCATTCCCTATGACTTGTTTTTTATAGTGAcatgcatagatacccacggctcCCGGGAAAGaggccgtgggttatgtcggattcctaccgactatcCCACTGGGTTCCGTCGAGCTGCATTGGTGGGGGATCGCGGGTACATGTtggaattcgtccgcgacatTCCCTTTACTCAGTATTTAATGAAACCGATAAATAACAGAGCAATAGCTTAACATAACAATCCATTCGCCCAGGTCTCGTATTCGTATGCGGATCGCGAGACGGCCTCATGACAGTAACAGGCCGTAAGCACAATATGGACGACATAATAGCGACCGTGCTGGCCGTGGAGCCGATGAAGTTCATATATAGGGGGCGTATCGCGGTGTTCTCCGTGCGGGTGCTGCGGGACGAGCGGATCTGCATCGTCGCGGAGCAGCGCCCCGATTGTGGGGAGGAGGAGGTGAGATGGAGTGGAGTGGGTGTATTGTAGCTACCGGAGATTTGGAGGACGTTAacaatcttaattaattatatgtttgcTGTTTTCTAGCGGTGTACTTCACCTGCGTAGTTAAAGGAAATaggaatgttttatattgtggCAAAAAGTAGTTTATATCACTGTGTCTAGTGACTTTCTCCagacacaaatattatattacaaaatcgcTCCATTGCCATGTGAAAAAAAGATGGTATAcccaagtatttttttaaaaattcaaactcaaacttaattatttttttcaataaattacactTCTTCttgaatcatttttaataatttcaatattcaatcaaatactatataaaatcgaaaaattatttcatatgaatTCCATATAAGAACTTGTCTTTTGCTTTACAGTCGTTCCAATGGATGTCTCGCGTTCTACAAGCTGTGGATTCCATTCACCAAGTGGGGATATACTGCCTAGCGTTGGTACAACCAAACTATCTGCCGAAAACACCCCTCGGTGGAATACATCTGAGCGAGTGCAAGCGAAGATTCCTCGAAGGAACCTTGCACCCGGCTAATGTGTTGATGTGCCCACACACCTGTGTCACTAATCTCCCTAAACCCAGGGAAATACATTCGGGTATGTTTCTgtctttttaagttttaacttttcatttgtatatgcgattaaaaatgtatttattctgTAGATGTCGGTCCCGCGTCCGTTATTGTGGGCAATCTTGTTCAAGGCAACCGCCTTGCATCTGCGCAAGGCCGAGATATGGGATATTCTGATGATTCGGATGCAGCCCGCAaggtagaataaataatataaataatattaacacttTGAATAaagtcaaatataatatttgtgaccctaatcattgttttaaatttgtttcagtATCAATTCATATCTCAAATCCTAAGATGGCGCGCGCAGAGCACATCGGACCACGTCATTTTCACGTTGCTCAATTCCAAGGGAGCAGCTACTAAAGTTCTCACATGCGCTGAATTGCACAAAAAGGCTGAGAGGATTGGGAATCTATTGTTGGAGAAGGGGCGTGTCAATACTGGCGACCATGTTGCTTTAATCTTCCCACCGGGACTTGATCTCATATGCGCATTTTACGGCTGTCTCTATGTCGGCGCAGTTCCGGTTACGATTCGCCCGCCGCACCCCCAGAACCTCCACACGACATTGCCTACCGTACGAATGATCGTTGACGTCAGCAAAGCTACACTAGTCCTCTCTAATCAATCTGTGATAAAATTACTCCGCTCGAAAGAAGCGAGCAATGTAATAGACAGCAAAGCGTGGCCCATAACTCTAGACACAGATGATATGCCGAAAAAGAAATTACCTATCCTGTACAGGGCACCGACTGCTGAAATGTTAGCTTATTTGGACTTCAGCGTGTCTACTACGGGAATGCTGGCGGGCATCAAAATGTCGCACGCAGCAGTCACATCACTATGTCGTTCAATGAAAATAGCTTGCGAGCTTTACCCTTCTCGTCATATAGCGCTTTGCCTCGATCCCTACTGTGGTCTCGGCTTCGCTCTGTGGTGTCTCAGTAGCATCTATTCTGGTCATCATTCTATTCTCATACCCCCCTCTGAGGTCGAAATTAACCCAGCATTATGGCTCAGTGCTGTCTCTCAATACAAAGTACGTGACACTTTCTGCTCGTATGGAGTAATGGAATTGTGCACCAAAGGCTTAGGCAGCTCTGTGAATCAATTAAAAGCGAAAGGCATCAATTTGGCTTGCGTCAGGACATGCGTGGTTGTCGCTGAAGAACGACCTCGAATAAACTTAACGAATTCTTTCTCGAAACTCTTCTCGGCTCTCGGCTTGAGTCCGAGAGCTGTGTCGACGTCTTTCGGATGTCGTGTTAATATTGCTATATGTCTACAAGGCGCTTCTAGTCCCGAGCCATCAACTGTCTATGTAGACCTACGAGCTTTGCGGAATGATCGCGTTTCGTTAGTCGAACGCGGTAGCCCACATTCCCTGTGTCTTATGGAATCTGGAAAACTATTACCTGGTGTAAAAGTGATCACAGCCAATCCTGAGACTAAGGGTCAGTGCGGAGATTCCCATTTGGGCGAGATCTGGGTGCAATCGCCACACAACGCCAGCGGTTACTTCACCATTTACGGTGACGAGAGCGACTACGCGGACCACTTCAGCGCCCAGCTGGTGACCGGCAACACGGGAGAGGTGTACGCGAGAACGGGCTATTTGGGCTTTTTGAGGAGAACTGAGATTAGCACCACTGGAACTGGCGATGATACTTCCCTTATATCACGGGATAGTGATACTGAGTCCCTGGCCTCCGCGTGTGGTAGTATGGGAGGCTTGATGACAGACACACATGACACGCACGATGCAGTTTTCGTTGTTGGAGCGCTTGATGAAACAATCATGCTGCGTGGGATGCGCTATCATCCGATTGATATAGAGAATTCTGTGATGCGATGCCACAAGAAGATAGCCGAatggtatttattaatctCCTAATTACGTAttacttgtaaataatattaaaattatacatatgttATCGATTAAACGTAATCCTGTCTAAtgtttcattcaattataagTGGCTTGACTAACAATTGACTTTCCTATTTCCAGTGCTGTTTTCACATGGACCAATCTACTAGTAGTCGTCGTAGAACTGGACGGTAACGATAGCGAAGCTCTCAACCTGGTACCGTTAGTGACCAACACGGTGCTCGAGGAACATCACCTCATAGTCGGCGTGGTGGTCGTAGTCGATCCCGGAGTCGTGCCGATTAATTCCCGCGGCGAGAAACAACGCATGCACCTTCGAGACGGTTTCCTTTCAGACCAAATAGACGCCATCTATATCGCGTACAACATGTAATATTCACCAAAGCACGGAATACGCAAACGGTCCGACACGGTTAGACGTAAACCGAAAAAGTGATCGCACAACCGTCAAGTGGTTGTACCAAAGTGTCCACTGTTTGCGTATGTCCTTGCCCCGCCACGCCATACTGTTATCAAAGATTCGATCACTCCAACACTGTGCACACAGTGTCCCATCGGTTATTATAAGTGTCAAGTAAAGATGTACCGCCGATATAAAATCAGTGTTTAGCTTTATTATCTTATCCCTTCTAACTTTTCTAATGTATCTGTAATGTGTGTTGTTGGAttacgtaatttaaaattactgcaCATTTTTCTTGGATGCGAACATATAAGTCATTTTAAAAAGATCGATTATCAGTCATGTCTAGAAAcagaattcatttttattataatgtttctaGGTGTCATTAAAGAACTACTCAAGCTGTAAGAGTAGGTGATTTGTCTGATATCGACACAAGACTGATTAAAGTCTGAatactttgtttaatattaatttaagatcACTTCAATAAATATCTTGTGTCACGTTGAGTGCCGGAtttcactaatattaaataagaagtaaattaacacaaaatagACAATTGTTAGCACATAATTCCCAAATTAGTGGCGTCTATCGCTCTTCTTAAAAAGTAATGTTAAAGTATCTTCTATTAGCATTTTAAGTAGGgacgtatataaattattatcgtaATTGTCTTTGAGCATACATATGGCTTGTATCGTTCTATTGTACACAATTATATTGTTGTGATTATTGTGAAACAAGTAATTTTTAACGTTAGTtcgtatataaatgtattactaccgatatatataatagcgcTAGGGATTATTGTGTAAACATACTATATTGCATTTAATGTCTTGAATGATTTCACGTTTGCGTTATGTATCTTAGACAATAAACTTGACTGATATGGTTCACGGTCCGCGCAAAAAGTACAATGGCCTTGTTATAATAGAACTGAGCTCAATTCAAAACAATGGTTGatcatttaaaaactaatgGATTACGACTTAAGCAACAAGGATTCGGAATCAACGTTGACTATTGAAATTCTTACATTTGACTCAAAAATAATTAGCTGTAAGCACTACAGCGAATGTAAATatcagtgaaataaaaatacaaattttcataactTTGTCGTGGTCTGCAAAAAGCTTTAGCAGTTTCTacttatacatttatgtttaatttaataataacttgtGCCAAGTTTCCATTATAGCTCAtgtggatttttatatatccatTTTGTAGGTACTAATGGTTGTAGTGGAATCTTAGTGTTGAAGTTAATTTACGCAGCTttatagcttttttattttataagcttgCTTGCAATATAGAACTTTTCTACACGTTTAATGTATGTGATATTcaagcaaaaatattaatactaaataGTTTGTCATTACTAGCTATTATGAATCACTTTgaacaataaatgtattgatttGCAATTAGAATAAACCAATTTTCACAAACGTACGTGAAATAAATGTAGCGTAGTGTAAGggtagtttaatttttttttttgttatctgtatTCCATTCCAGTATGTTTTGAGTAGCAGATaatgaatttcattttatagaacatggaaatattaaatttaatacataattatttactgatatttctttataatcatattttatttaatgtaattatttattgctaaattgtacatataattttgttatttatttttacgttgAATGGTTCTGTTTAgcatattatgttgttttgaTAGGAGTCACCGGCGTTGtgttagaattttattatacgtaaAGCATTTAgaacttt
It encodes:
- the LOC119835388 gene encoding disco-interacting protein 2 isoform X3 produces the protein MADIIYQSLDISNLPDDIRDKLAELDLELSEGDITQKGYEKKRTRLLAPYIAQQQSQEVRQEAVQQALAEMQNRPKPSLPMPSKRTSMMAKSPDRERHDLSSSSDEDSCAGDSELPPPPEMGSPPSRRPAAPHPRAHPHPLPQAHHPRDKKHTPREKTDIDLSDITHLPTYIQPDVTHTSAGARRGGALVADRVQCYSQPEDTGTGTGRWKVSAKIQQLLNTLKRPKRRPLPEFYEDDDIELELAANPKDPNAPKPEGGTMTPAVGEQLVVPAGLPRNLEAALQRYGTASFKANVATVLDPNGKLSNSLTYGKLLSRSLKIAYALLNKTFTSKSTSGGPLTGDSTLKPGDRVALVYPNNDPINFMCAFYGCLQAGVVPVPIEVPLTRRDAGLQQVGFLLGSCGIQYALTSDACLKGLPKTSSGDVVSFRGWPSLHWVSTEKLPRPPRDWIPPPRPAEDTPAHIEHTSAADGSAMGVIVTRASMLAHCRMLSVACNYTEGEHMVCVLDFKRETGLWHAVLASVLNGMHVIFIPYALMKVSPASWMHMITKYRASVAIVKSRDLHWGLLATRDHKEISLSSLRMLLVADGANPWSLSSCDQFLSVFQSKGVRGDAICPCACSSESMSVCVRRAGRGGSSAGRGVLSMSGLSYGVVRVDAENSLTSLTLQDCGQVMPSCVIVVVKMEGPAYLCKTDEVGEICVLSGATGSGYWGLPGLTNTVFRVRPLDADGEAIGEEHYVRSGLLGFLGPGGLVFVCGSRDGLMTVTGRKHNMDDIIATVLAVEPMKFIYRGRIAVFSVRVLRDERICIVAEQRPDCGEEESFQWMSRVLQAVDSIHQVGIYCLALVQPNYLPKTPLGGIHLSECKRRFLEGTLHPANVLMCPHTCVTNLPKPREIHSDVGPASVIVGNLVQGNRLASAQGRDMGYSDDSDAARKYQFISQILRWRAQSTSDHVIFTLLNSKGAATKVLTCAELHKKAERIGNLLLEKGRVNTGDHVALIFPPGLDLICAFYGCLYVGAVPVTIRPPHPQNLHTTLPTVRMIVDVSKATLVLSNQSVIKLLRSKEASNVIDSKAWPITLDTDDMPKKKLPILYRAPTAEMLAYLDFSVSTTGMLAGIKMSHAAVTSLCRSMKIACELYPSRHIALCLDPYCGLGFALWCLSSIYSGHHSILIPPSEVEINPALWLSAVSQYKVRDTFCSYGVMELCTKGLGSSVNQLKAKGINLACVRTCVVVAEERPRINLTNSFSKLFSALGLSPRAVSTSFGCRVNIAICLQGASSPEPSTVYVDLRALRNDRVSLVERGSPHSLCLMESGKLLPGVKVITANPETKGQCGDSHLGEIWVQSPHNASGYFTIYGDESDYADHFSAQLVTGNTGEVYARTGYLGFLRRTEISTTGTGDDTSLISRDSDTESLASACGSMGGLMTDTHDTHDAVFVVGALDETIMLRGMRYHPIDIENSVMRCHKKIAECAVFTWTNLLVVVVELDGNDSEALNLVPLVTNTVLEEHHLIVGVVVVVDPGVVPINSRGEKQRMHLRDGFLSDQIDAIYIAYNM